In Longimicrobiaceae bacterium, a single genomic region encodes these proteins:
- a CDS encoding Mut7-C RNAse domain-containing protein, translated as MREIPCPGCGRGYPDDGRFALGRTLTCACGARVERRAESAWREEDPPRFFADSMLGGLARWLRTLGYDAACEGEIADAELVRRGAEERRLVLTRDRGLAGAWWSEGVLLVRSEDPLEQLREVAAEAGLDADALFTRCTRCNLPLAEPSAEQVAARVPEAVRAAGAELRGCAGCGRVYWEGSHTARMRRMVGRALGGG; from the coding sequence ATGCGCGAGATCCCCTGCCCCGGCTGCGGACGGGGCTACCCGGACGACGGCCGCTTCGCCCTGGGCCGGACGCTGACCTGCGCCTGCGGAGCCCGCGTGGAGCGCCGGGCGGAGTCGGCGTGGCGGGAGGAGGACCCGCCCCGCTTCTTCGCCGACTCCATGCTCGGCGGCCTGGCGCGGTGGCTCCGGACCCTGGGCTACGACGCCGCCTGCGAGGGGGAGATCGCCGACGCGGAGCTGGTGCGGAGGGGCGCGGAGGAGCGGCGGCTGGTGCTCACGCGCGACCGCGGGCTGGCCGGGGCGTGGTGGAGCGAGGGGGTGCTCCTGGTGCGGAGCGAGGACCCGCTGGAGCAGCTCCGCGAGGTCGCCGCCGAGGCCGGGCTCGACGCGGACGCGCTCTTCACCCGCTGCACCCGCTGCAACCTCCCGCTGGCCGAGCCCTCCGCCGAGCAGGTGGCGGCACGCGTGCCGGAGGCGGTGCGCGCGGCGGGGGCGGAGCTCCGCGGGTGCGCGGGGTGCGGCCGGGTGTACTGGGAGGGCTCGCACACCGCGCGGATGCGGCGGATGGTGGGGCGGGCGCTGGGCGGCGGCTGA